In the Chroococcidiopsis sp. SAG 2025 genome, one interval contains:
- a CDS encoding response regulator, which translates to MKILVVEDDNSIAQAVAATLAQQQHCLVDIALDGQEGWELATAFSYDLILLDVMLPKLDGMSLCRQLRQKGDRIPILMLTAKDSSSDKVVGLDAGADDYVVKPFDFAELIARVRALLRRGSAALPPVLEWGELRLDPSNCEATYGQQVLQLTPKEYALLELFLRNPRRTFSRSAIVDRLWDLEDPPQEDTIKSYIKSLRHKLKTVGAPCDLIETVYGLGYRLKPLESKSSHPQATASDLSEMQQEVLSVVVKFREVFTAGIGDRLAVLEQAVEALCRGKLDDTLQKQAVREAHKLAGALGSFGFAPASHLAQEMECLLEAKNSARSTSCLRLCQLLEELEKQIQQPPDKADLGKLFLN; encoded by the coding sequence ATGAAAATTCTGGTGGTTGAGGACGATAATTCTATAGCTCAAGCTGTTGCGGCAACGCTGGCACAACAGCAGCATTGCCTTGTCGATATTGCCCTTGACGGTCAAGAGGGCTGGGAACTCGCCACCGCATTCAGCTACGATTTAATTTTGCTCGATGTCATGTTGCCCAAACTAGATGGTATGAGTTTATGTCGGCAACTGAGGCAAAAAGGCGATCGCATACCAATTCTGATGCTGACGGCAAAAGATAGCAGCTCTGACAAAGTTGTGGGATTAGATGCAGGTGCGGATGATTATGTGGTCAAACCGTTTGATTTTGCCGAATTGATTGCTCGCGTTCGCGCCCTCTTGCGTCGAGGCAGTGCCGCTTTACCACCAGTCTTAGAATGGGGCGAGTTGCGGCTCGATCCAAGTAACTGTGAGGCGACCTACGGACAGCAAGTTTTGCAGTTAACTCCAAAAGAGTATGCACTGTTAGAGCTGTTTCTCCGTAACCCTCGACGCACTTTTAGCCGCAGCGCGATCGTCGATCGCCTGTGGGATTTAGAAGATCCACCGCAAGAAGATACGATCAAATCTTACATCAAAAGCTTGCGCCACAAACTCAAAACCGTAGGTGCGCCCTGCGATCTGATTGAAACAGTTTACGGTCTGGGCTATCGTCTCAAACCGCTAGAGTCAAAATCTTCTCATCCACAAGCAACTGCGTCAGATTTGTCCGAGATGCAACAAGAAGTTTTGTCAGTAGTCGTCAAATTTAGGGAAGTTTTTACAGCAGGAATCGGCGATCGCCTCGCGGTATTAGAGCAAGCGGTAGAAGCTTTATGTCGCGGGAAGTTGGATGATACTCTTCAGAAACAGGCGGTGCGAGAAGCTCACAAATTAGCAGGTGCTTTAGGCAGTTTTGGTTTTGCTCCAGCTTCGCACTTGGCTCAAGAAATGGAGTGTTTGTTAGAAGCCAAAAATAGCGCTCGCTCTACTAGTTGTCTGCGTTTGTGTCAGCTTTTAGAAGAGTTAGAGAAGCAAATACAGCAACCTCCCGATAAGGCAGACTTGGGTAAATTATTTCTGAACTAA
- a CDS encoding fasciclin domain-containing protein has protein sequence MTKKDFMNSLFRRSSALSATLLAFGISVGVVSPNAISQSALAQDSGTPASPSSAQGATTNFSDVGADYWAQPFIQALAARDIITGFPNGTFRPEQPVQRAEFAAMIQKAFDQKPVRQLAEPGFKDVPPDYWATAAIEEVYETGFMGGVPGGVFQPGQNITKLQAIVALANGLNLSSDRSLQNIISTSYLDAEAVPAYATGEVAAATQANMVVNYPNVRQLNPQQPLTRAEAAAHLYQALVRLGQVKPLASNVAATQYIVGRANNVGQTTPTTQTPNTQTSNTTASNNLVAVATSNESFSTLTSLLKATGLAESLQKRGPFTVFAPTDEAFAALPKGTLQKLQQPENSEVLMQILMYHIAPGQQSAKELSAGELKTLADRPVNIQVDPAGNQISVNDARVVQPNIQASNGIIHAVNEVLLPPNLDLSQLQ, from the coding sequence ATGACAAAAAAGGATTTTATGAATAGTTTATTTCGTCGGTCGTCTGCTTTAAGCGCCACTTTGCTAGCTTTTGGAATATCAGTAGGTGTCGTGAGTCCAAACGCAATTTCGCAATCTGCTTTGGCACAAGATTCTGGAACTCCTGCTTCTCCATCCTCCGCTCAAGGTGCAACAACTAACTTTTCTGATGTTGGGGCTGACTACTGGGCGCAACCATTTATTCAAGCCCTAGCAGCAAGAGACATCATCACTGGCTTTCCCAACGGGACTTTTAGACCAGAACAACCCGTACAGCGGGCGGAATTTGCGGCAATGATTCAAAAAGCTTTCGACCAAAAGCCAGTGCGACAGTTAGCTGAACCTGGATTTAAAGATGTTCCACCTGACTACTGGGCAACTGCTGCAATTGAGGAAGTATACGAAACAGGGTTTATGGGAGGCGTACCTGGAGGAGTTTTTCAACCAGGGCAAAACATTACCAAGTTACAAGCGATCGTTGCTTTAGCAAATGGTTTGAATTTGAGTAGCGATCGCTCGCTGCAAAATATTATCAGTACTTCTTATTTAGATGCTGAAGCAGTTCCAGCTTATGCTACGGGTGAAGTCGCAGCAGCAACTCAAGCTAACATGGTCGTCAACTATCCTAATGTCAGACAATTAAATCCACAACAACCGCTGACAAGAGCAGAAGCGGCAGCTCACTTATATCAAGCTTTGGTAAGGCTAGGACAGGTGAAACCTCTAGCTAGCAATGTGGCAGCAACTCAATATATTGTGGGTCGCGCCAATAATGTCGGTCAAACCACCCCCACTACTCAAACTCCCAATACTCAAACTTCCAATACGACAGCTTCTAACAATCTCGTTGCTGTAGCAACCTCAAACGAATCTTTTTCCACGCTGACTTCTTTATTAAAAGCTACGGGGCTAGCAGAAAGCTTGCAAAAACGAGGACCCTTTACAGTTTTTGCTCCCACTGATGAGGCATTTGCAGCTCTACCGAAAGGCACGTTGCAAAAGTTGCAACAGCCAGAAAATAGTGAAGTCCTAATGCAGATTTTGATGTACCACATCGCTCCTGGACAGCAAAGTGCAAAAGAACTCTCGGCGGGAGAGTTGAAAACGCTTGCCGATAGACCTGTAAATATTCAAGTCGATCCGGCTGGAAATCAAATTTCAGTCAATGATGCCAGAGTGGTTCAACCAAATATCCAAGCTAGTAATGGAATTATTCATGCAGTAAACGAAGTTCTCCTACCACCCAATCTGGATCTGAGTCAGTTGCAGTAG
- a CDS encoding amidohydrolase family protein has protein sequence MSTSPNCKYAIFDAHIHGVNFIQQTDGFHVLLREMDKARVEKCVVFGLPVSKIWSEWENEEPNYYLSDEGRCYYYSLTDAIVAQAYMRLNAEDRKRIIPLLCGFSPVDRYAIKHIERITSLYPGVFKGIGEILCRHDDLSNLTYGQPARINHKALFPIFDFAARHQLPVLVHQNATSVGRSNRLSYTDEVVEMLDRFSKTTLVWAHCGVSRRVKIENLHEVIDRLLDKHKNLYVDYSWLVFDNYICPNGNPDPNWIEVTEKHSDRICLGSDIFGHFETLAEGIAKYTPFLDCLSEETRDRVCMLTAEKLYASTATIGN, from the coding sequence ATGTCTACTTCTCCCAATTGTAAGTACGCTATCTTCGACGCTCACATACATGGCGTTAATTTTATTCAGCAAACTGACGGTTTTCATGTTTTGTTGCGAGAAATGGACAAAGCACGGGTAGAAAAATGCGTAGTTTTTGGTTTGCCAGTCTCTAAAATCTGGTCGGAATGGGAAAACGAGGAGCCAAACTACTATTTGTCTGATGAAGGACGCTGTTATTACTACTCGCTTACAGATGCGATCGTTGCTCAAGCATATATGCGTTTGAATGCTGAAGATCGAAAGCGGATTATTCCTTTACTCTGTGGTTTTTCTCCTGTCGATCGCTATGCAATTAAACACATCGAACGAATTACGAGTTTGTATCCTGGCGTTTTTAAAGGCATTGGAGAAATTCTTTGCAGGCATGACGATCTCTCTAATTTAACTTACGGACAGCCAGCTCGAATCAATCATAAAGCTTTATTCCCCATTTTTGATTTTGCGGCTCGACATCAGCTACCTGTTCTAGTCCACCAAAACGCTACATCGGTCGGTCGTTCAAATCGGCTATCTTACACGGATGAGGTTGTCGAAATGCTCGATCGCTTTTCCAAGACAACTTTAGTATGGGCGCATTGTGGTGTTTCAAGGCGAGTCAAGATAGAAAATTTACATGAAGTTATCGATCGCTTATTGGACAAACACAAGAATCTTTATGTCGATTACTCTTGGTTGGTCTTTGATAATTATATTTGTCCTAATGGCAACCCCGATCCAAATTGGATTGAAGTTACAGAAAAACATAGCGATCGCATCTGTTTAGGTTCAGATATTTTCGGTCACTTTGAAACTTTAGCTGAAGGTATCGCAAAGTATACACCATTTCTCGATTGTTTGAGTGAAGAAACACGCGATCGCGTTTGTATGTTGACTGCTGAAAAACTGTATGCATCAACTGCCACTATTGGAAATTGA
- a CDS encoding DUF2382 domain-containing protein gives MVLYKLEDFDTNYQDAFDGNDIKGYEVYSDLDNEKVGTVKNILVDESGRFRYLIVDTGFWIFGKQVLLPVGRIRIDSGDRRIYAIGFTKEQAEALPQFSDDLKVDYDYEEQVRGVYRDRVDTATPLETSAASMPYVAGAAYNRDTYNYEREPELYDMGDRHQDTLKLYEERLVANKTRRKAGEVSIGKHVEAETQRVSVPVEKERVVIERTTPDNAGKPVAPGDAAFREGEVAHMELYEEQPDIRKEAVLREEVRVRKEVEQEMVSTQEQVRREELDIDSEGRPIVDKDR, from the coding sequence ATGGTACTTTACAAACTAGAAGATTTCGATACAAATTATCAAGATGCTTTTGATGGCAACGACATCAAAGGTTATGAAGTTTATTCCGATCTAGACAATGAAAAAGTTGGGACGGTCAAAAACATTCTAGTTGACGAATCAGGACGTTTCCGGTATCTGATTGTTGACACTGGTTTTTGGATTTTTGGCAAGCAAGTCTTACTACCAGTCGGACGGATTCGGATTGACAGTGGCGATCGCCGTATCTATGCTATCGGCTTTACCAAAGAACAAGCCGAAGCTCTACCCCAGTTCAGTGACGATTTAAAGGTGGATTACGACTATGAAGAACAGGTACGGGGAGTGTATCGCGATCGCGTAGACACGGCAACACCTTTAGAGACATCTGCTGCATCAATGCCTTATGTAGCTGGGGCGGCTTACAATCGCGATACCTACAACTACGAACGAGAACCAGAGTTATACGACATGGGCGATCGCCACCAAGACACGCTCAAACTGTATGAAGAACGGTTAGTTGCTAACAAAACTCGCCGAAAAGCTGGAGAAGTATCGATTGGCAAACACGTTGAAGCCGAAACGCAAAGAGTTTCAGTTCCAGTTGAAAAAGAGCGCGTAGTCATCGAGCGAACGACTCCTGACAATGCTGGCAAGCCAGTTGCTCCTGGAGATGCCGCTTTCCGTGAAGGAGAAGTCGCCCATATGGAGCTTTATGAAGAGCAGCCCGATATACGTAAAGAAGCAGTCTTGCGCGAAGAAGTCAGAGTGAGGAAAGAAGTAGAGCAGGAGATGGTTAGCACCCAAGAACAGGTGCGTCGAGAAGAGCTAGACATAGATAGCGAAGGTCGTCCGATTGTGGATAAAGACCGCTAA
- a CDS encoding AI-2E family transporter has product MRLGQWLGLIALVISLYILWQIRQVVLLLFAAVVLATVLNQVVRRIQRYRIKRGIAIAITMAILLALIVGFFAFIVPRIINQLEELVSVLPQVSVRIRTWLDWLQSIVPGAILEQFRVLENLPQQLQNWIAGLLGNFFVLLNNSLAAILSFLLFLVLTIMLLANPSRYRDIFILGFPSFYRQRINEILSESEESLVGWIQGTLIAMVVIGLVSFIGLSILGVPLPLVNATLAGLLEFIPNVGPTLSVIPPALLSLLDAPWKAGAVILLYIVIQQFESLVLVPLIMKQEVDLMPVFTILSVVVFASLFGFLGLFLAIPLLIVLQIWLKEVLVKDVMNKWQRRQNN; this is encoded by the coding sequence GTGCGCCTGGGACAATGGCTCGGTTTAATTGCCCTGGTTATCTCCCTTTACATTCTGTGGCAAATTCGGCAAGTTGTTTTACTGTTGTTTGCGGCTGTAGTTTTGGCAACAGTTTTAAATCAAGTTGTGCGACGAATCCAGCGATACCGCATCAAGCGTGGGATTGCCATTGCGATTACAATGGCGATTTTACTGGCACTGATTGTTGGCTTTTTTGCGTTCATTGTGCCGCGTATTATTAACCAGTTAGAAGAATTGGTTAGCGTCTTGCCACAAGTATCAGTCAGAATTCGTACCTGGTTAGACTGGCTGCAATCGATCGTACCAGGAGCAATATTAGAACAGTTTCGTGTTTTGGAAAACTTGCCTCAACAACTTCAAAATTGGATAGCAGGACTGCTGGGCAACTTTTTTGTCTTGCTGAATAACTCGCTAGCAGCTATTCTGAGTTTTTTACTATTCTTAGTTTTAACCATTATGCTGTTAGCTAATCCGTCTCGATATCGAGACATTTTTATTCTGGGATTCCCTTCATTTTATCGACAACGAATTAACGAAATTTTGTCGGAGTCTGAAGAATCCCTAGTTGGTTGGATTCAAGGCACTCTCATAGCTATGGTTGTCATTGGTTTAGTATCTTTTATTGGGCTGTCAATTTTGGGAGTGCCGCTGCCTTTAGTCAATGCCACTTTAGCTGGATTATTAGAATTTATTCCTAACGTGGGACCAACCTTGAGTGTCATTCCACCTGCACTACTTTCCTTGCTTGATGCTCCTTGGAAAGCTGGGGCAGTTATTCTGCTATATATTGTGATTCAGCAGTTTGAAAGCCTAGTTTTGGTTCCCTTAATTATGAAACAAGAAGTGGATCTGATGCCAGTTTTCACCATTTTATCAGTTGTAGTTTTCGCCAGTTTATTTGGATTTTTAGGCTTATTCCTCGCTATTCCACTATTGATAGTCCTACAGATTTGGCTTAAAGAAGTTTTAGTCAAAGATGTTATGAATAAATGGCAAAGGCGACAAAACAATTAG
- a CDS encoding DUF2391 family protein: MSALKRSRHQQWLSECDDLMPGASGGFLFGIPLLYTMEVWQIGSTAQPPKMLVILAVTFAIAFLINRTAGFRKGKTDPPLEAAIDSVEAIAIGLVCSAGILILLQRITLEILLNAALGKTVFESVPRSPSNALELLTKSKTSFTFPWLWSASW; encoded by the coding sequence ATGAGTGCATTAAAGCGATCGCGACATCAGCAGTGGTTGAGTGAGTGTGACGACCTGATGCCGGGTGCATCGGGCGGTTTTTTGTTTGGAATTCCACTGCTATACACGATGGAAGTCTGGCAGATTGGTTCTACAGCCCAACCGCCAAAGATGCTGGTTATCCTAGCAGTTACCTTCGCGATCGCTTTTCTGATTAATCGCACGGCTGGCTTTCGCAAGGGTAAAACAGACCCTCCCCTGGAAGCAGCAATAGATAGTGTTGAAGCGATCGCGATCGGGTTAGTTTGCTCGGCAGGAATATTGATTCTACTGCAAAGAATTACTTTAGAAATTCTCCTCAATGCCGCATTAGGCAAAACAGTCTTTGAAAGCGTTCCGCGCTCTCCGTCAAACGCGCTGGAACTACTCACCAAGTCCAAAACCAGTTTTACATTCCCTTGGCTCTGGAGTGCAAGCTGGTAA
- a CDS encoding serine hydrolase domain-containing protein, which translates to MQCPFLQPPPPPLADDLAVGYQYQSGKFKPVPYLYLNIAPGASMQATATDMARFMLAHLLHGRYENSRILEEDTVRLMHEQHFTHHPLLPGTGYSFRERLENNICTIGHLGSLRGYSSSLTLMPDRNIGIFIATNSFSGINGKLLTQFFDRYFPAPQQTSPKKPLALSAERLERFTGTYRDLEYPRDTFAILTAPFEHINIKRGDNSTLLVSTPGLFFVGNTPKIQLAPIEPLLFQRVNDDAFTAFEPDESGWIRYAFNPLWAKIGAYEHIPWYETSWVQLGILGFCTVLFLSAIFVYPVAPLFRRLRGKRFQVKQQLRWAWILAGLIGTLNLVFLIGFPLSIWLYGFWRLVYGVPPVAIAFLCIPLLTTVLTLGLFIFTALAWKNNYWSWIIRSHYALITLAAFVFIPFLTYWNLLGFQF; encoded by the coding sequence ATGCAATGCCCATTTCTCCAGCCGCCGCCACCCCCTTTAGCTGACGATTTGGCTGTAGGTTATCAGTACCAAAGTGGCAAGTTTAAACCCGTTCCCTACTTGTATCTCAACATCGCTCCAGGTGCGTCAATGCAAGCCACTGCAACAGATATGGCTCGCTTTATGCTCGCCCACCTATTGCACGGTCGCTATGAAAACTCCCGCATTTTAGAGGAGGATACAGTGCGGCTAATGCACGAGCAGCACTTCACTCACCACCCTCTATTACCTGGTACTGGCTACAGTTTTCGCGAACGCTTAGAAAACAATATCTGTACAATCGGACACTTAGGCAGTTTGCGAGGATATTCTAGCTCTCTGACCCTAATGCCCGATCGCAATATTGGTATTTTTATTGCCACCAATAGTTTTAGTGGGATAAATGGCAAGTTATTGACTCAGTTTTTCGATCGCTATTTTCCAGCTCCACAGCAAACATCACCCAAGAAACCTCTGGCTCTAAGCGCTGAGCGGCTCGAACGATTCACTGGGACTTACCGAGATTTAGAATATCCTCGCGACACCTTCGCTATATTGACTGCACCATTTGAACATATCAACATTAAGCGAGGCGACAACAGTACTCTACTCGTTAGCACTCCTGGTCTATTCTTCGTTGGTAATACTCCAAAGATCCAATTAGCTCCCATCGAACCATTGCTATTCCAGCGAGTTAACGATGATGCTTTCACTGCCTTTGAGCCGGATGAGAGTGGTTGGATTAGGTATGCGTTTAATCCTCTCTGGGCTAAAATTGGAGCCTACGAGCATATACCTTGGTATGAAACAAGTTGGGTGCAGCTAGGGATCTTAGGATTTTGTACAGTCCTATTTCTATCAGCTATCTTTGTTTATCCCGTTGCGCCTTTATTTCGGCGTTTGCGCGGCAAGCGGTTTCAAGTTAAGCAGCAGTTGCGTTGGGCTTGGATACTAGCAGGTTTAATCGGTACTTTAAACTTAGTTTTCCTGATTGGCTTTCCTCTATCGATCTGGCTATATGGCTTTTGGCGACTAGTGTATGGCGTGCCTCCTGTAGCGATCGCATTTCTTTGTATTCCCTTACTTACCACTGTTTTGACACTAGGATTGTTTATTTTTACCGCTTTAGCTTGGAAAAATAATTATTGGTCTTGGATAATCCGCTCTCATTATGCCTTAATTACCCTAGCTGCTTTCGTATTTATTCCCTTCCTCACCTACTGGAATTTGTTGGGATTTCAGTTTTAA
- a CDS encoding IS1 family transposase (programmed frameshift), which produces MQCPECQSTHIRKNGIKRGKQNHICVDCGRQFIEHYETCRGYSDEVKRECLKMYVNGIGFRGIERVKGVHHTTIIHWLKQVGNNLPDADAPETVPQVGELDELETFVGGKKNKIWLWTAVDHFTSGILGWALGDHSAETFAPLWAIVAQWRCYFYVTDGWSVYPGFIPDGDQIVSKTYMTRVESENTRLRHYLARLHRKTLCYSKSEEMLKYSIRLLLHYLKFWNVPVPQ; this is translated from the exons ATGCAATGTCCAGAGTGCCAATCAACTCATATTCGGAAGAATGGCATCAAGCGAGGTAAACAGAACCACATTTGTGTTGATTGTGGGCGACAATTCATTGAACACTATGAAACATGCAGAGGTTACAGCGATGAAGTCAAACGGGAATGCTTGAAAATGTATGTGAATGGCATCGGTTTTCGAGGAATTGAACGAGTTAAAGGTGTTCATCATACGACAATCATTCACTGGCTCAAGCAAGTAGGTAACAATCTGCCTGATGCTGATGCCCCAGAAACAGTCCCCCAAGTCGGTGAACTAGATGAACTAGAAACCTTCGTCGGTG GCAAAAAAAACAAAATCTGGCTGTGGACAGCAGTAGATCACTTCACTTCAGGGATTTTAGGTTGGGCGTTGGGCGACCATAGTGCTGAAACCTTTGCCCCGCTATGGGCGATCGTTGCCCAATGGCGGTGCTACTTTTATGTTACGGATGGTTGGAGTGTTTATCCAGGTTTTATTCCAGACGGCGATCAAATTGTCAGTAAGACTTATATGACCAGAGTTGAGTCCGAAAATACAAGACTGAGGCACTATCTGGCTCGGCTGCATCGAAAGACACTGTGCTACTCCAAATCAGAAGAAATGCTGAAATATTCAATTCGATTGTTACTGCACTATCTCAAATTCTGGAATGTTCCAGTTCCTCAATAG
- a CDS encoding serine hydrolase domain-containing protein, protein MLPYRRNKAIVKRKFARKLVSWVVIIVLFLSLSGLPASARNTPADIQVIDRQPDQPVNEPEQSVPAAPSAPGLNNPQEFEAFVDNFFQEELSKTHIPGGVVSVVKDGKLFFAKGYGYANLEKKIPVEADKTLFRVASLSKLFTATAAMQLYERGQLDIHADVNKYLTDFQIKNPFSEPVTAARMMLHTDGTTKRRIGLAARTAQEMEPLGDYLADHMPPVVWQPGELYSYSSHSIALLGYLVEKISGTPFAQYIDKNIFQPLQMRRSTFLGVAE, encoded by the coding sequence ATGTTGCCATACAGAAGAAACAAGGCGATCGTCAAACGCAAGTTTGCCCGTAAATTAGTTTCTTGGGTAGTTATAATCGTCTTATTTCTCTCGCTATCTGGACTTCCAGCTTCGGCGCGAAACACTCCAGCCGATATACAAGTTATCGATCGCCAACCAGACCAGCCAGTGAACGAACCAGAGCAATCTGTACCTGCGGCTCCGAGTGCGCCTGGATTAAACAACCCACAAGAATTTGAAGCATTTGTAGACAATTTCTTTCAAGAGGAGTTGTCGAAAACTCATATTCCAGGCGGCGTTGTCTCTGTGGTAAAAGATGGCAAGCTCTTTTTTGCTAAAGGTTATGGCTATGCCAACTTAGAAAAGAAAATACCAGTTGAAGCAGATAAAACTCTGTTTCGCGTTGCCTCCCTCTCCAAACTGTTTACAGCTACAGCAGCAATGCAGCTATACGAGCGGGGACAGCTGGATATACATGCTGATGTCAACAAGTACCTGACGGACTTTCAAATCAAAAATCCTTTTTCTGAGCCAGTCACGGCTGCCAGGATGATGCTGCATACGGACGGCACGACAAAAAGACGGATCGGACTTGCCGCTCGTACCGCTCAGGAAATGGAGCCACTGGGAGATTACCTAGCTGACCATATGCCACCTGTTGTCTGGCAACCAGGTGAGTTGTACAGTTATTCCAGCCACAGCATTGCTTTGTTGGGATATCTCGTGGAGAAAATCTCTGGTACTCCCTTCGCTCAATATATTGACAAAAATATTTTTCAACCGCTCCAGATGCGCCGGAGTACATTTCTCGGCGTTGCTGAATAG
- a CDS encoding transposase gives MATVPTQLSQGRVVIVQADTEFGTVEFLKAVRKQSWRAVVGMRCNRKMQDGRHLKQLYRHANRGQQVYLAGDTQPLTVSWFWLKRAEGKRELRFVVSTHPYSGIYLVRLGRKRSCIEGFFKTSKHRFGLHRFGQTTKLGVYRWLIKSANCLSIGALD, from the coding sequence TTGGCAACGGTTCCAACCCAGTTGAGTCAGGGCAGGGTGGTCATTGTACAGGCAGATACGGAGTTTGGCACCGTAGAGTTTCTCAAAGCAGTGCGAAAGCAGTCGTGGCGAGCAGTCGTGGGGATGCGCTGCAATCGCAAAATGCAGGACGGTCGTCATCTAAAGCAACTGTATCGCCATGCCAACCGTGGACAACAGGTGTATTTAGCGGGAGACACACAGCCACTGACGGTGTCCTGGTTCTGGCTCAAACGAGCCGAAGGCAAGCGAGAACTGCGCTTTGTCGTTTCTACCCATCCTTACTCTGGCATTTATCTGGTGCGGCTAGGACGTAAGCGCTCTTGCATTGAGGGCTTTTTCAAAACGAGCAAACATCGTTTTGGGCTGCATCGCTTTGGGCAAACTACGAAACTTGGTGTCTATCGCTGGCTCATCAAGAGCGCTAATTGCCTATCTATTGGCGCATTGGATTGA
- a CDS encoding DUF1206 domain-containing protein: protein MQKLNTDNSWIEQIARFGYAIKGVVYLIVGLLAMPVALGIGDEAAGTNDALQLIMRQPLGKFLLIVVAVGLVSYAVWRFIQAFVDPEHQGSQAKRVVPRLGYAISGTSYAGLAVTAIQIIAGTGSHSSSWRQDWAARLLAQPFGQWLLGIVGVVVLGIGVSFAYVAFTPKFRQRLQLTKMSTAGVKWAIGIGRFGVTARGVAFGVIGLLLIQAAVQSDPDEATGLGGALQTLAEEPFGRMLLGIIAIGLVAYAIHLLILARYRRIRI from the coding sequence ATGCAAAAGCTCAATACAGATAACTCGTGGATTGAGCAGATAGCACGGTTTGGCTATGCGATTAAAGGAGTGGTTTACTTAATCGTCGGCTTGCTAGCAATGCCTGTGGCGCTTGGCATTGGTGATGAGGCGGCTGGTACGAATGATGCTCTCCAATTAATTATGAGACAGCCATTGGGAAAATTTTTGCTAATCGTAGTGGCTGTAGGACTTGTTAGTTATGCAGTTTGGCGTTTCATTCAAGCGTTCGTAGATCCTGAGCATCAAGGTAGTCAGGCAAAGAGAGTTGTCCCACGCCTTGGCTATGCAATTAGCGGCACGAGTTATGCAGGTTTAGCCGTTACTGCCATACAGATTATTGCTGGCACGGGAAGTCATAGTAGTAGTTGGAGACAAGACTGGGCGGCACGTTTGCTAGCACAACCTTTCGGACAATGGCTACTGGGGATAGTGGGAGTAGTCGTGCTGGGTATAGGCGTTTCTTTTGCGTATGTAGCCTTTACTCCTAAATTCCGCCAACGGCTTCAACTAACTAAAATGAGTACCGCTGGGGTAAAATGGGCGATAGGCATCGGTAGATTTGGTGTTACAGCGCGTGGCGTTGCTTTCGGTGTTATCGGTCTTCTCTTGATTCAAGCCGCCGTTCAGTCCGACCCAGACGAAGCTACTGGGTTAGGTGGGGCGTTGCAGACGCTAGCAGAAGAACCATTCGGTCGGATGCTTTTGGGTATTATCGCTATTGGTCTTGTTGCTTATGCCATCCACTTGCTGATACTGGCACGGTATCGACGGATTAGAATTTGA
- a CDS encoding DUF4157 domain-containing protein, with protein sequence MHCLELGLVDAVAQTYCRRIYIEDSYKPRDSRQLALLAHELVHSRQCQQLGGISQFGYHYFKEYKKAGQNYANNIMESVANNFENQFAGWLSQQLAVERIEPELKVY encoded by the coding sequence TTGCACTGTTTAGAGCTAGGCTTAGTCGATGCCGTTGCTCAAACTTATTGTCGGCGGATTTATATAGAAGACTCATACAAACCTAGAGATTCTCGTCAACTGGCATTACTAGCTCACGAACTCGTACACTCCAGACAATGCCAGCAGTTGGGTGGTATAAGTCAGTTTGGCTATCATTATTTCAAGGAATACAAAAAGGCAGGTCAGAATTATGCAAATAACATCATGGAGAGCGTAGCTAATAATTTTGAAAACCAATTTGCTGGATGGCTTTCTCAGCAGTTAGCAGTTGAGCGAATAGAACCAGAACTAAAAGTCTATTAA